From Brienomyrus brachyistius isolate T26 chromosome 18, BBRACH_0.4, whole genome shotgun sequence, one genomic window encodes:
- the ltn1 gene encoding E3 ubiquitin-protein ligase listerin, producing the protein MGGKNKQRTKGNFRPSSSGRAAELLARETGAVPGFVGFSSSSSGDLCYVPAVHGADEIDSLVDADFRMVLRKLSKRDTVTKLKAVQEFGAMCQERESEIVKGVLPYWPRIYCRISLDHDRRVREATQQAFEQLILKVRRNLAPYLKSIMGHWLIAQCDTYPPAASAAVVAFQVAFPLNKQTEALSFCKEEVLSILLDNLLKETPETISDPQTVPEEERTAKYLRLLTSSLLAVKKLLTTLPQRDLDPLAEKLTHLLAQGKFWKYGKHKSPQIRGAFFEAVSALCECTPQLVQAESPRACPMVLLSIDDTDPVVLPALWEAVLHVLSSIPDCWLHANARKGVLPKLWLLLREGGRGLATVLYPNLLPFISKLPQEVLDPGLDFYSIFFTSVIQGLSSERAACSPSESAAIISAAMECLRYSVLQNATEDEEHRRVQDMLLREQLLPLVDSAIGNSALQNGPLFPQVAHILASWEKRGGWGAGPPGEGGAEAADPTFCRLVSDLWEGLERLCVQRVDSEEAQQGALMGVAVLLRTMRNPKAGSGTNGHGKKAVRICFTDPDGEDSRQEVREGRKGTEEPPLLKSGRLEGLVCTLAELAVTYLTDRDSAHHLCFLSALLRSFASPRVFQALLDADVEADRGMDASLEYLRKPGETLTQNPAVLFLLRKVIVWLRREREEDTELLVSMVFSSLLCCSTQEEKTLILNHMTNMDLSWGVLLQIIRKACADTDLLNAAVGWLKGPVLGEKLVELAGRLCTAGLRGPGGVSASAGSHTHSWALVSLVLSQQLNNEAVIGESYVEKIITQLHDTLSEAKGLLDAGDMEPLVSFICDVASNFFSSMKGCLQLVSAEDLLLTLFQLCAQDQDAMRLSDSSLLKLRHACFTGASSLVGHSDPEIREGSFLYSAALWVRNQLFSCTFGMKSLRVLIAAVQNLAETVVNAGQRGPHLLVQFISHLTPTEEEWRKMRQALPPQWVKRPLLSGRLRITCDYPPVDVWKLRASPRLPSHLSTVALLGQLLCMVPEEQQGVGSLWPPDAKHTVSEVLYALQWCEEMEGSPAVVSEFCGMLRELNVTAERLRQKGGDSCDVLETLFDRSRKEGALWSLTLESYIQTEVDSADIRKLCKSVESLFPLTEPGLCTAQVLCPSLSSEERGHMVTLSVAALLDWHCGSQDKEHVATANLAALHCCLRAGTEIGAEVLQGIMAMLMEWRSSKEERFLFGSDLKKVPAGLLSLNVEMGRFLCWGVTQCSEMLLDTQWDFLLCSMLAWLETVTENTASFWNPWVQLFVCENCDLIVQLSQFFSSPPAGAADQMPANLASEWEEFFVEGIHTRLLPLLATITEEFPDPDDALFPLPVLGAVGEALCYVPLQMVTQNKLTPRFVAAQRTNLPESLQTLLNTLAPLLLFKARPVQLAVFHVLDKVMPELPKYDVDSDNARCEGDNDDEEPSLSPPAALMCILATMEELLDGILDGLQVGECAVVQPHSDEYCCILGYLLIWKLILNFFKASSSQLRVQYSQYLRKSGSLHCLLQHLFRLMPENPFLPGQPAESGVREAKTLFTEALQLSVRGSKDLERELAHLACSVYHGTLKDMPAMARLWWNSQDKRVSAAVDRFTSKYVSGVLSSQEIAAVHSSTQTFHNMTVKARSAAREAIATYSVDDIFIELVIQLPLNYPLGSISVESGRRVGVSAQQWRNWTLQLSTYLTHQNGSIMEGLALWKNNVEKRFEGVEDCMICFSVIHGSNYSLPKKACRTCKKKFHSACLYKWFTSSNKSTCPLCRETFF; encoded by the exons ATGGGAGGTAAAAATAAGCAAAGGACCAAAGGAAACTTTCGG CCTTCCAGCAGCGGCAGGGCCGCCGAGCTCCTGGCCAGGGAGACGGGTGCTGTACCCGGTTTCGTAGGCTTCAGCAGCTCCTCGTCCGGCGACCTTTGCTACGTTCCCGCGGTGCACGGGGCGGACGAGATCGACAGCCTAGTAGACGCCGATTTCCGAATGGTTTTGCGAAAACTGTCCAAAAGAGACACCGTCACCAAACTGAAG GCTGTTCAGGAATTTGGTGCCATGTGCCAAGAACGGGAATCTGAGATTGTCAAAGGTGTTCTTCCTTACTGGCCCAGGATCTACTGCAGGATATCTCTG GATCACGACCGCCGAGTCCGTGAGGCCACGCAGCAGGCATTCGAACAGCTGATTTTGAAGGTCCGCCGGAACCTGGCCCCGTACCTAAAGAGCATCATGGGACACTGGCTCATCGCTCAGTGCGACACGTATCCCCCGGCGGCCTCCGCTGCGGTCGTGGCCTTCCAGGTGGCCTTCCCTCTCAACAAGCAGACGGAAGCACTGAGTTTCTGCAAGGAGGAAGTGCTCAGT ATCCTCCTCGACAACCTGCTGAAGGAGACCCCTGAGACCATCAGTGATCCCCA GACTGTGCCTGAGGAGGAGAGGACAGCCAAATATTTGCGCCTGCTGACCAGCTCGCTGCTGGCTGTGAAGAAGCTGCTGACCACTCTACCCCAACGGGATCTGGATCCCCTGGCAGAGAAGCTCACCCACCTCCTCGCACAGGGCAAGTTCTGGAAGTACGGCAAGCACAAGAGCCCACAG ATTCGCGGGGCCTTCTTCGAGGCCGTGTCTGCGCTCTGCGAGTGCACGCCCCAGCTGGTCCAGGCCGAGTCCCCCCGAGCCTGCCCCATGGTCCTCCTCAGCATCGACGACACGGACCCCGTGGTGCTGCCCGCTCTCTGGGAGGCTGTCCTGCACGTTCTGTCCAGCATCCCT GACTGCTGGCTCCATGCTAACGCCCGGAAGGGGGTTCTCCCCAAGCTCTGGCTCCTCCTGAGGGAGGGCGGACGAGGTCTGGCCACCGTTCTCTACCCCAACCTGCTACCCTTCATCAGCAAGCTTCCTCAGGAGGTTCTTGACCCGGGTTTGGACTTCTACAGCATCTTCTTCACCTCCGTCATACAGGG gctgtcCAGTGAgcgggccgcctgcagcccatcGGAGAGTGCAGCCATAATCTCCGCCGCTATGGAGTGCCTGCGGTACAGCGTGCTACAGAATGCGACGGAGGACGAGGAGCATCGCAGGGTCCAGGACATGCTGCTCCGAGAGCAG CTCCTGCCCTTGGTGGACAGCGCGATCGGCAACTCGGCCCTGCAGAACGGGCCCCTCTTTCCACAGGTCGCGCACATTCTGGCTTCCTGGGAGAAGCGAGGTGgatggggggcggggccccCTGGCGAGGGCGGGGCTGAGGCTGCCGACCCCACGTTCTGCCGGCTGGTATCTGACCTCTGGGAGGGCCTGGAGCGACTGTGCGTGCAGCGTGTGGACagtgaggaggcacagcagggggcgctgatgGGCGTGGCGGTGCTGCTACGGACTATGCGGAACCCCAAGGCTGGATCTGGTACAAATGGGCACGGGAAGAAGGCAGTGAGGATCTGCTTCACTGACCCAGATGGTGAAGATAGCAGGCAGGAGGTTCGGGAAGGGAGAAAGGGGACTGAGGAGCCACCCCTCCTAAAGAGCGGCCGTCTGGAGGGGTTGGTGTGCACGCTGGCGGAGTTGGCCGTGACGTACTTGACCGACCGCGACTCCGCACACCACCTCTGCTTCCTCTCTGCCCTCCTGCGCTCCTTCGCCTCGCCCCGCGTGTTCCAGGCTCTGCTGGACGCGGATGTGGAGGCGGACAGAGGGATGGACGCAAGCCTCGAATACCTCAGGAAGCCTGGGGAGACGCTGACCCAGAACCCGGCCGTTCTCTTCCTCCTACGGAAGGTAATCGTCTGGCTGAGGCGAGAGCGAGAGGAGGATACGGAGCTCCTGGTCAGCATGGTCTTCAGCTCCCTGCTCTGCTGCAGCACACAGGAGGAGAAGACCCTCATTCTCAACCACATGACCAAT ATGGACCTCAGCTGGGGTGTCCTCCTGCAGATCATCCGGAAG gCATGCGCAGACACAGACTTGTTGAACGCCGCTGTGGGCTGGCTAAAGGGCCCGGTCCTGGGGGAGAAGCTGGTGGAGCTGGCCGGGAGGCTCTGCACGGCCGGTTTGAGGGGCCCCGGGGGGGTCTCCGCCAGCGCCGGCAGCCACACGCACAGCTGGGCGCTGGTTAGCTTGGTGCTCTCCCAGCAACTGAACAACG AGGCGGTAATCGGCGAGTCGTACGTGGAGAAGATCATCACGCAGCTGCATGACACGCTGTCGGAGGCCAAGGGCCTGCTGgatgcaggcgacatggagcCGCTGGTCTCCTTCATCTGCGACGTGGCGTCTAACTTCTTCTCGTCCATGAAGGGCTGCCTGCAGCTGGTTTCGGCCGAAGACCTGCTGCTGACACTATTCCAGCTCTGCGCCCAGGACCAGGACGCCATGCGTCTCTCTG ACTCATCTCTGCTGAAGCTGAGGCACGCCTGCTTCACCGGAGCTAGTTCGTTGGTGGGCCATTCTGACCCGGAGATAAGGGAGGGCAGCTTCCTCTATAGCGCCGCCCTGTGGGTCAGAAACCAGCTGTTCTCatgcacctttgggatgaagag CCTCCGGGTCCTGATAGCGGCGGTGCAGAACTTGGCGGAGACCGTTGTGAACGCCGGGCAGCGCGGCCCCCATCTGCTGGTGCAGTTCATCTCCCACCTGACCCCCACCgaggaggaatggagaaagaTGAGGCAGGCACTGCCCCCACAG TGGGTCAAGCGGCCGCTGTTGTCAGGTCGGCTCAGGATCACCTGCGATTACCCCCCTGTGGATGTGTGGAAGCTCCGCGCCTCCCCCCGACTCCCCTCCCACCTGTCCACCGTTGCCCTTCTGGGCCAGCTCCTCTGCATGGTACCTGAAGAGCAGCAGGGTGTGGGCTCACTATGGCCGCCTGACGCCAAGCACACAG TTTCTGAGGTCTTGTACGCGCTGCAGTGGTGCGAGGAGATGGAGGGTAGCCCCGCTGTGGTGTCCGAGTTCTGTGGGATGCTCCGGGAACTGAATGTCACCGCGGAGCGATTGAGGCAGAAAGGAGGAGATTCATGCGACGTATTAGAGACCCTGTTTGATAG ATCGCGAAAGGAGGGGGCACTGTGGTCCTTGACTTTGGAGAGCTACATCCAGACAGAGGTTGACAGCGCTGATATCCGAAAGCTTTGCAAAAGTGTAGAGAG cCTTTTCCCCCTGACAGAGCCGGGTCTCTGCACCGCCCAGGTCCTCTGTCCCTCCCTGTCTTCAGAAGAGAGGGGTCACATGGTGACCCTGAGTGTGGCAGCCCTTCTAGACTGGCACTGTGGGAGCCAGGACAAAGAGCACG TTGCGACGGCGAACCTGGCAGCCCTGCATTGCTGCTTGCGCGCCGGGACCGAGATCGGTGCAGAGGTGCTGCAGGGTATCATGGCCATGTTGATGGAATGGCGCAGCTCCAAGGAAGAGCGGTTTCTGTTTGGCAG TGACCTGAagaaggtccctgctgggctccTGTCTCTCAATGTGGAGATGGGCCGCTTCCTGTGCTGGGGGGTCACGCAGTGTTCGGAGATGCTCCTGGACACGCAGTGGGACTTCCTGCTCTGCTCCATGTTGGCCTGGCTGGAG ACTGTGACCGAGAATACGGCCTCTTTCTGGAACCCCTGGGTGCAGCTGTTTGTTTGTGAGAACTGCGACCTCATTGTGCAGCTGAGCCAGTTTTTCtcgtcgccccctgctggagcgGCTGACCAAATGCCTGCCAACCTGGCCAGCGAGTGGGAGGAGTTCTTCGTTGAGGGAATCCACACCCGGCTCTTGCCCCTCTTGGCCACCATCACAG AGGAGTTCCCCGACCCAGATGATGCTCTCTTCCCCCTGCCTGTGCTGGGCGCGGTCGGGGAGGCGCTGTGCTACGTGCCGCTGCAGATGGTCACGCAGAACAAGCTGACGCCTCGTTTTGTGGCGGCCCAGCGGACCAACCTACCTGAATCGCTACAGACACTCCTGAACACTCTGGCCCCATTGCTGCTGTTCAAGGCCCGGCCTGTGCAGCTTGCTGTGTTCCACGTCCTTGACAA GGTGATGCCGGAGCTGCCGAAGTATGACGTTGACAGCGACAACGCCAGATGCGAGGGTGACAACGATGACGAAGAGCCCAGCCT CTCGCCACCCGCCGCCCTGATGTGCATCCTGGCGACGATGGAGGAGCTGTTGGACGGTATCCTGGATGGCCTGCAGGTGGGTGAGTGCGCTGTGGTGCAGCCCCACAGCGACGAATACTGCTGCATCCTGGGATACCTGCTCATCTGGAAGCTCATTCTCAATTTCTTCAAAGCCTCTTCCTCCCAG CTACGTGTGCAGTACTCGCAGTACTTGCGGAAGAGCGGCTCCCTCCACTGCTTGCTGCAGCATCTGTTCCGCCTCATGCCAGAGAACCCCTTCCTCCCCGGGCAGCCAGCCGAGTCGGGCGTCCGTGAGGCCAAGACCTTATTCACTGAGGCTCTGCAGCTGTCTGTCCGCG gaAGCAAGGATCTGGAGAGGGAGCTGGCCCACCTCGCCTGCTCGGTGTACCACGGCACGCTGAAGGACATGCCCGCCATGGCGCGGCTCTGGTGGAACAGCCAGGACAAGCGCGTCTCGGCCGCCGTCGACCGCTTCACCAGCAAGTACGTGAGCGGCGTGCTGTCCTCCCAGGAGATCGCCGCCGTGCACAGCAGCACGCAGACCTTCCACAACATGACG GTGAAGGCGCGCTCGGCCGCGCGGGAAGCCATTGCCACCTACTCCGTGGATGACATCTTCATCGAGCTGGTGATCCAGCTGCCTCTGAATTACCCCCTGGGCTCCATCTCGGTGGAGAGCGGGCGGCGCGTGGGCGTCTCCGCGCAGCAGTGGCGCAACTGGACCCTGCAGCTGAGCACCTACCTGACGCACCAG AACGGCAGCATCATGGAGGGGCTGGCGCTGTGGAAGAACAACGTCGAGAAACGCTTTGAGGGTGTGGAAGACTGCATGATCTGCTTCTCTGTCATCCACGGGTCAAACTACTCCCTGCCCAAGAAGGCCTGCCGAACGTGCAAGAAGAAGTTCCACTCGGCATGTCTG TACAAGTGGTTCACATCAAGCAACAAGTCCACCTGCCCTTTGTGTAGAGAGACGTTCTTCTGA
- the cct8 gene encoding T-complex protein 1 subunit theta isoform X2, whose product MALHVPKAPGFAQMLKDGAKHYSGLEEAVFRNIQACKELAQTTRTAYGPNGMNKMVINHLEKLFVTNDAATILRELEVQHPAAKMIVMASHMQEQEVGDGTNFVLVFAGALLELAEELLRMGLSVSEVIEGYEMACKKALEILPDCVCSSAKNLRDENEATSVIRPAVMSKQYGNEDFLASLIAQACVSIFPESGNFNVDNVRVCKILGSGLNASSVLRGMVFKKEAEGDITSVKDAKIAVFSCPFDCMVTETKGTVLINNADELLNFSKGEEGLMEAQVKAIAEAGANVVVTGGKVADMALHYANKYQLMVVRLNSKWDLRRLCKTVGAIALPRLTVPTPEEMGHCDTVYLTEVGDTQVVVFKHEKEDSAISTLVIRGSTDNMMDDIERAIDDAVNTFKVLIRDKRLLPGAGATEIELAKQIASYGESCPGLEQYSIKKFAEAFEALPRALAENSGVKGNELVSKLYAAHHEGNKNIGFDIETEGATVKDMLEAGILDPYLVKYWGIKLATNSAITVLRVDQIIMAKPAGGPKAPEAKKGWDEED is encoded by the exons ATGGCTCTACATGTGCCCAAAGCCCCGGGCTTTGCCCAGATGCTGAAAGATGGTGCGAAG CACTATTCTGGTTTGGAGGAGGCTGTCTTCCGGAACATTCAAGCATGCAAAGAGCTGGCACAGACCACACGGACTGCTTATGGACCAAATG GGATGAACAAGATGGTCATCAACCACCTGGAGAAGCTCTTTGTCACAAATGATGCCGCAACCATCCTGAGAGAGCTTGAG GTCCAGCACCCCGCCGCAAAGATGATCGTGATGGCATCCCatatgcaggagcaggaggtggGCGATGGCACAAACTTTGTCCTGGTGTTTGCTGGGGCCCTGCTGGAGTTGGCTGAGGAGCTTCTCAGGAtgggtctgtctgtctctgag GTCATCGAGGGCTACGAGATGGCCTGCAAAAAGGCCCTGGAAATCCTGCCAGACTGTGTGTGTTCATCAGCCAAGAACCTTCGGGATGAGAATGAGGCCACTTCTGTGATCCGCCCAGCCGTCATGAGCAAGCAGTACGGCAACGAGGACTTCCTGGCCAGCCTCATCGCCCAGGCCTGTG TTTCCATTTTCCCAGAGTCCGGAAATTTCAACGTGGACAACGTCCGGGTGTGCAAGATACTG GGCAGCGGCCTGAATGCTTCGTCAGTGCTGCGGGGGATGGTGTTCAAGAAGGAGGCTGAGGGGGACATCACGTCGGTGAAGGACGCCAAGATCGCCGTGTTCTCCTGTCCATTCGACTGCATGGTGACTGAGACCAAA GGCACAGTTCTGATCAATAACGCGGACGAGCTCCTGAACTTCAGCAAGGGCGAGGAGGGCCTGATGGAGGCCCAGGTGAAGGCCATCGCAGAGGCTGGCGCCAATGTGGTGGTGACCGGGGGCAAAGTGGCCGACATGGCCCTGCACTACGCCAACAAGTACCAGCTCATGGTGGTCAG GCTGAATTCAAAATGGGACTTAAGAAGATTGTGTAAAACCGTGGGAGCCATTGCTCTTCCCAGACTG ACCGTCCCCACCCCCGAGGAGATGGGTCACTGTGACACTGTTTACCTTACAGAAGTAGGCGACACACAGGTTGTCGTCTTCAAACACG AGAAAGAGGACAGTGCCATCTCTACTCTGGTGATTCGTGGGTCCACTGACAACATGATGGATGACATCGAGCGGGCCATCGACGACGCCGTCAACACGTTCAAGGTTCTCATCCGG GATAAACGTCTTCTGCCGGGTGCCGGAGCCACTGAGATCGAGCTGGCCAAGCAGATTGCATCATACGGGGAG TCCTGTCCGGGCCTGGAGCAGTACTCCATCAAGAAGTTCGCGGAGGCGTTTGAGGCGCTGCCGCGGGCCCTGGCGGAGAACTCGGGTGTGAAGGGTAACGAGCTTGTTTCTAAGCTGTACGCGGCGCATCACGAGGGGAACAAGAACATCGGCTTCGACATCGAG ACCGAGGGGGCGACCGTGAAGGACATGCTGGAGGCTGGAATCCTGGACCCGTACCTGGTGAAGTACTGGGGCATCAAACTGGCCACCAACTCGGCGATCACCGTGCTCCGAGTAGACCAG ATCATCATGGCTAAACCTGCAGGAGGACCCAAAGCGCCCGAGGCCAAGAAAggctgggatgaggaagactga
- the cct8 gene encoding T-complex protein 1 subunit theta isoform X1 produces MALHVPKAPGFAQMLKDGAKHYSGLEEAVFRNIQACKELAQTTRTAYGPNGMNKMVINHLEKLFVTNDAATILRELEVQHPAAKMIVMASHMQEQEVGDGTNFVLVFAGALLELAEELLRMGLSVSEVIEGYEMACKKALEILPDCVCSSAKNLRDENEATSVIRPAVMSKQYGNEDFLASLIAQACVSIFPESGNFNVDNVRVCKILGSGLNASSVLRGMVFKKEAEGDITSVKDAKIAVFSCPFDCMVTETKGTVLINNADELLNFSKGEEGLMEAQVKAIAEAGANVVVTGGKVADMALHYANKYQLMVVRLNSKWDLRRLCKTVGAIALPRLTVPTPEEMGHCDTVYLTEVGDTQVVVFKHEKEDSAISTLVIRGSTDNMMDDIERAIDDAVNTFKVLIRDKRLLPGAGATEIELAKQIASYGESCPGLEQYSIKKFAEAFEALPRALAENSGVKGNELVSKLYAAHHEGNKNIGFDIETEGATVKDMLEAGILDPYLVKYWGIKLATNSAITVLRVDQIIMAKPAGGPKAPKQQGHWDKDGWDDEPDKFDSHY; encoded by the exons ATGGCTCTACATGTGCCCAAAGCCCCGGGCTTTGCCCAGATGCTGAAAGATGGTGCGAAG CACTATTCTGGTTTGGAGGAGGCTGTCTTCCGGAACATTCAAGCATGCAAAGAGCTGGCACAGACCACACGGACTGCTTATGGACCAAATG GGATGAACAAGATGGTCATCAACCACCTGGAGAAGCTCTTTGTCACAAATGATGCCGCAACCATCCTGAGAGAGCTTGAG GTCCAGCACCCCGCCGCAAAGATGATCGTGATGGCATCCCatatgcaggagcaggaggtggGCGATGGCACAAACTTTGTCCTGGTGTTTGCTGGGGCCCTGCTGGAGTTGGCTGAGGAGCTTCTCAGGAtgggtctgtctgtctctgag GTCATCGAGGGCTACGAGATGGCCTGCAAAAAGGCCCTGGAAATCCTGCCAGACTGTGTGTGTTCATCAGCCAAGAACCTTCGGGATGAGAATGAGGCCACTTCTGTGATCCGCCCAGCCGTCATGAGCAAGCAGTACGGCAACGAGGACTTCCTGGCCAGCCTCATCGCCCAGGCCTGTG TTTCCATTTTCCCAGAGTCCGGAAATTTCAACGTGGACAACGTCCGGGTGTGCAAGATACTG GGCAGCGGCCTGAATGCTTCGTCAGTGCTGCGGGGGATGGTGTTCAAGAAGGAGGCTGAGGGGGACATCACGTCGGTGAAGGACGCCAAGATCGCCGTGTTCTCCTGTCCATTCGACTGCATGGTGACTGAGACCAAA GGCACAGTTCTGATCAATAACGCGGACGAGCTCCTGAACTTCAGCAAGGGCGAGGAGGGCCTGATGGAGGCCCAGGTGAAGGCCATCGCAGAGGCTGGCGCCAATGTGGTGGTGACCGGGGGCAAAGTGGCCGACATGGCCCTGCACTACGCCAACAAGTACCAGCTCATGGTGGTCAG GCTGAATTCAAAATGGGACTTAAGAAGATTGTGTAAAACCGTGGGAGCCATTGCTCTTCCCAGACTG ACCGTCCCCACCCCCGAGGAGATGGGTCACTGTGACACTGTTTACCTTACAGAAGTAGGCGACACACAGGTTGTCGTCTTCAAACACG AGAAAGAGGACAGTGCCATCTCTACTCTGGTGATTCGTGGGTCCACTGACAACATGATGGATGACATCGAGCGGGCCATCGACGACGCCGTCAACACGTTCAAGGTTCTCATCCGG GATAAACGTCTTCTGCCGGGTGCCGGAGCCACTGAGATCGAGCTGGCCAAGCAGATTGCATCATACGGGGAG TCCTGTCCGGGCCTGGAGCAGTACTCCATCAAGAAGTTCGCGGAGGCGTTTGAGGCGCTGCCGCGGGCCCTGGCGGAGAACTCGGGTGTGAAGGGTAACGAGCTTGTTTCTAAGCTGTACGCGGCGCATCACGAGGGGAACAAGAACATCGGCTTCGACATCGAG ACCGAGGGGGCGACCGTGAAGGACATGCTGGAGGCTGGAATCCTGGACCCGTACCTGGTGAAGTACTGGGGCATCAAACTGGCCACCAACTCGGCGATCACCGTGCTCCGAGTAGACCAG ATCATTATGGCTAAACCAGCCGGTGGACCTAAAGCCCCGAAGCAGCAAGGCCACTGGGACAAAGACGGTTGGGACGACGAACCTGATAAATTTGACAGCCATTATTAG